One part of the Laspinema palackyanum D2c genome encodes these proteins:
- a CDS encoding YaaW family protein — protein sequence MDELRAALELATEEELQQITDILFRRRFNPIDYLQTPEPIDIQSRDRDFWLDAIEERFRYLAADGLTVLRGKTRKVTYRQTLIQVCRYLKIPYSQALSTTDLEAEVFLCLLGKAWRQLPASEQNALTVRVQRSLASATIPKPLPLSVQKDPLGLLFKGGSAVAFTSVVKPIVLKHIAHQFALHFARYQVAQTAIVRGGAVAAGQVQTYLTAQTAKRGMALSVARYGAARSALALLGPVLWGWFFADLGWRTIATNYGRIIPTIFTLAQIRLTRSDCWEFA from the coding sequence TTGGACGAACTGAGAGCAGCGCTAGAGTTAGCCACAGAAGAGGAATTACAGCAAATCACGGACATCTTGTTCCGTCGTCGCTTTAATCCGATTGATTACCTACAAACTCCAGAACCGATCGATATCCAAAGTCGCGATCGCGATTTCTGGCTAGATGCGATCGAAGAGAGATTTCGCTATCTCGCCGCCGATGGGTTAACCGTTTTAAGAGGAAAAACCCGCAAAGTCACCTACCGACAAACCCTCATCCAAGTTTGCCGCTATTTAAAAATTCCCTATTCTCAAGCCCTCTCCACCACGGATTTAGAAGCCGAGGTGTTTCTGTGCTTATTGGGCAAAGCATGGCGACAACTCCCGGCATCCGAACAAAACGCCTTGACGGTAAGGGTCCAGCGATCGCTGGCATCGGCAACCATTCCCAAACCCCTGCCCCTGTCGGTCCAAAAAGACCCCCTTGGCTTACTCTTCAAAGGGGGTAGTGCCGTAGCCTTTACTTCCGTCGTTAAGCCGATCGTCCTGAAACATATTGCCCATCAGTTTGCCCTCCATTTTGCCCGCTATCAAGTCGCCCAAACCGCGATCGTTCGCGGGGGCGCAGTGGCAGCCGGTCAAGTTCAAACCTACCTCACCGCCCAAACTGCCAAACGCGGAATGGCCCTCTCCGTCGCCCGCTATGGGGCCGCCCGCAGTGCCTTAGCCTTACTCGGACCCGTCCTCTGGGGCTGGTTCTTCGCGGATTTAGGCTGGCGGACCATTGCTACCAACTATGGACGCATCATCCCTACCATTTTTACCTTGGCCCAAATTCGGTTAACCCGCAGTGACTGTTGGGAATTTGCTTAA
- a CDS encoding O-antigen ligase family protein: MTKSLPLRTICHPDRRLQLWWNSAQVGLFLLPMSPLLGGMGLLFALFGTWKERYREIHGRSLNQGFAVLALWLVLTTLFAPDRLSAFLGLFNFLPFFALFVTFSLLIQTPAQMRRMAWIAIATSVPIAVIGWGQLFWGWAGPVKLGLILDWRLDATGAPPGRMASVFEYANVLASYFLMTFILGLGLWCETFQAWRTLKQQPKKPEKIRDPRDPRVVKTIDLSVTGEEGKVGWGLVFLTLALLVNAIALVLTNSRNGWAIASMAGLGFILYLGWRWLLLFVIGALSAVLGSAFGPHPLRQGLQAIVPAYFWMRITDQLYPDRPVATLRKTQWQFAWDLTQTRPITGWGLRSFTELYEAQTQVWMGHPHNLFLMLSAETGIPGMLLLSGLVAWVLAKGILTLKHWSDLPVEGNVEGTASVPGVMTNDRLIFFTYLVTFASCTLFHLFDVTLFDSRVNILGWLILAAIYGVADSRRSAVY, from the coding sequence ATGACCAAATCCTTACCCCTGCGGACCATTTGCCATCCCGATCGCCGGTTACAACTTTGGTGGAATAGCGCCCAAGTGGGACTGTTTTTATTACCCATGAGTCCGTTACTGGGTGGGATGGGTTTGTTGTTCGCCCTGTTTGGCACCTGGAAAGAACGATACCGGGAAATTCACGGGCGATCGCTCAACCAAGGATTTGCGGTCCTGGCCCTGTGGTTAGTCTTAACAACCCTGTTTGCACCCGATCGCCTCTCTGCCTTCCTGGGATTATTTAATTTTCTGCCCTTCTTTGCCTTATTCGTCACCTTTAGCCTCCTCATCCAGACCCCTGCACAGATGCGGCGAATGGCTTGGATTGCGATCGCCACCTCAGTCCCGATCGCTGTGATTGGCTGGGGTCAACTCTTTTGGGGATGGGCGGGACCCGTCAAATTAGGATTAATTTTAGATTGGCGGTTGGATGCCACTGGCGCACCTCCGGGACGGATGGCGTCAGTGTTTGAATATGCCAACGTTTTGGCCAGTTATTTTTTAATGACCTTTATTCTGGGATTGGGACTGTGGTGTGAGACCTTTCAGGCATGGCGAACCCTGAAACAACAGCCGAAAAAACCGGAAAAAATCCGCGATCCCCGCGATCCCCGGGTGGTGAAAACCATTGACCTCTCGGTAACGGGAGAGGAAGGAAAAGTGGGGTGGGGTTTGGTGTTTTTGACCCTGGCGTTACTGGTGAATGCGATCGCCTTGGTGTTGACCAATTCCCGCAACGGTTGGGCGATCGCCTCGATGGCGGGGTTGGGGTTTATCCTGTACCTGGGATGGCGTTGGCTGCTACTGTTCGTTATCGGTGCCCTGTCTGCTGTGTTGGGGTCGGCTTTTGGTCCTCACCCCCTGCGCCAAGGTTTGCAGGCGATCGTTCCGGCTTATTTTTGGATGCGCATCACGGACCAGTTATATCCCGATCGCCCCGTGGCAACCCTCCGCAAGACTCAATGGCAATTTGCCTGGGATTTGACTCAGACTCGCCCGATCACCGGGTGGGGATTGCGAAGCTTTACCGAACTCTACGAAGCTCAAACCCAAGTCTGGATGGGTCATCCCCACAACTTGTTTTTAATGCTGAGTGCAGAAACCGGAATTCCCGGGATGCTTTTATTGTCCGGGTTAGTCGCTTGGGTCCTGGCAAAAGGGATCTTAACCTTAAAGCATTGGTCCGATCTGCCTGTAGAGGGTAATGTCGAGGGGACTGCCTCTGTCCCGGGAGTGATGACCAATGATCGCCTAATTTTTTTCACCTACCTTGTTACCTTTGCCAGTTGTACCTTATTTCACCTCTTCGATGTCACCCTGTTTGACTCTCGGGTGAACATTTTGGGATGGTTGATCCTCGCTGCAATTTATGGGGTAGCAGACTCCCGGCGATCGGCGGTTTATTAA
- a CDS encoding Uma2 family endonuclease, whose translation MLAEFVWTCHKWGEQGDRLLLATNRYNTVNPSNCTAQMDDELTTLAFSDYLELEKTSPVRHDYIAGQLFEIETLSPQHDRIAINIGSGLYDRLRDTNCQVFTAEMKLWIPSVDVAYYPDVMVICEPEDRHPQYKTQPRLIIEILSGNSLGTDRQEKFFAYQTLPSFQEYVLVHQDPIGIEIYRKTAEGHWEKTLLNPKEDLHLQSLGLTLSLTEIYENSLME comes from the coding sequence TTGCTGGCGGAGTTTGTTTGGACTTGTCACAAATGGGGTGAACAAGGCGATCGCCTCCTCTTGGCAACAAACCGCTACAATACAGTCAACCCCTCAAATTGCACAGCTCAAATGGACGACGAACTCACAACCTTGGCCTTTTCGGACTATCTTGAATTGGAGAAAACCAGTCCCGTTCGCCATGACTATATCGCCGGTCAACTCTTTGAAATTGAAACCCTCAGTCCCCAACACGATCGCATTGCTATCAATATCGGATCCGGACTCTACGACAGGCTGCGAGATACAAACTGCCAAGTATTTACTGCGGAAATGAAACTCTGGATTCCATCGGTAGATGTTGCCTATTACCCCGATGTTATGGTCATTTGTGAACCGGAAGACCGCCATCCCCAGTATAAAACTCAACCGCGCTTAATTATAGAAATTCTCTCGGGTAATAGCCTAGGTACGGACCGTCAGGAAAAGTTTTTCGCCTATCAAACCTTACCCAGTTTCCAGGAATATGTCCTTGTTCATCAAGACCCAATAGGGATTGAAATTTATCGCAAAACCGCAGAAGGACACTGGGAAAAAACTCTTTTAAATCCCAAAGAAGACCTGCATTTGCAATCCCTGGGATTAACCTTATCCCTAACAGAAATTTATGAAAATTCCTTGATGGAATAG